One region of uncultured Methanolobus sp. genomic DNA includes:
- a CDS encoding cobaltochelatase subunit CobN, whose translation MQTKIRSILVLSIMLMAALTGVAAGAEQKTKITYIGYKPSSVLDEASQSNAYSDLIEYTFIPYYNKTNGASDELLAASNSGFLGTQDVIFCDMVGGSVYTAYNGSINESLIQAQENGAELYSIRSTKTPSYFDYITNSSDEEDPICTYYNAMDATEEGIENAENLLIYLAMKTKVAYIGYKPSSVLDEASQSNAYSDLIEYTFIPYYNKTNGASDELLAASNSGFLGTQDVIFCDMVGGSVYTAYNGSINESLIQAQENGAELYSIRSTKTPSYFDYITNSSDEEDPICTYYNAMDATEEGIENAENLLIYLAMKTKVAYIGYKPSSVLDEASQSNAYSDLIEYTFIPYYNKTNGASDELLAASNSGFLGTQDVIFCDMVGGSVYTAYNGSINENLIQAQESGAELYSIRSTKTPSYFDYITNSSDEEDPICTYYNAMDATEEGIENAENLLIYLAMKTKVAYIGYKPSSVLDEASQSNAYSDLIEYTFIPYYNKTNGASDELLAASNSGFLGTQDVIFCDMVGGSVYTAYNGSINESLIQAQENGAELYSIRSTKTPSYFDYITNSSDEEDPICTYYNAMDATEEGIENAENLLIYLAMKTKVAYIGYKPSSVLDEASQSNAYSDLIEYTFIPYYNKTNGASDELLAASNSGFLGTQDVIFCDMVGGSVYTAYNGSINENLIQAQESGAELYSIRSTKTPSYFDYITNSSDEEDPICTYYNAMDATEEGIENAENLLIYLATHADTFVKNILNTDTSTDLVGSGDVLFILGSNHNEADLINASNDTEISSIMNITVLASNNIPDADYNFSAYSLIFMESLDENEVVGWNYSINSPANIIGYNLSSNITLPNVDLYSDEYTDIERYWIQGGEANMKNMLLFMAGSPAIDEPEILLPKSNLTFLLSSDSAVSYMRTVIDERDVITDLFNVNVMGTLEATNSSLDLSNEDVIIIHMMGSDGAATIKDTLLEAKANGADIGQFDCVADIYGVTTFDLEADYSILQDYLYNNGFTNMEYWIRRAGATFVDTYIEYADPLEADVLEDGIYHPDAFPRIFENSAEYLEWYEDNGYDPSALTIGVIGNQFGQTSIEFTTEDAIIRYLESQGYNVIHSSYIVCNEDVDIFTTAEGEVLVDAIINIKGFYLNYGNPEAAVEYLRNKFNVPVLKGATDYYQSPEDYLANVQGLSSTSIPSQVTQPEIDGQTDYIWISGRTTNEEGTYYYEPIDYQIEWICNRAIAWAELGEMNNSDKKVSIIYYNHEGGKNNIGASYMDIGSSFTLLLESMKAAGYDLGNNTIPNGSEFIDLFITSRNVGTWAPGELEKVVESGYVTMVPLDDYLQYYNELPESVREEIEETWGEAPGEIMTYENASGEYFVIPTVQLGNINFIPQPTRAGLSDESLIYHNESIPPTHQYLATYFWINNGYDADALIHFGTHGTQEWLPGNEVGLWRYDYPSIMVAETPVVYPYIMDNVGEGTQAKRRGNAVIIDHLTPPIVEAGLYGDLATMHDKIHNYGDAKDDDDDDMMARYRNSTIQLYDNLTLGEDLGVSTEELSAMTDDEFETFLDTVLHEYLHELQEELMPYGLHIFGVAPDDFKLVSMVKSMLGSDFTDDIYDVLPKTSGSQEDWEDEASTDATLLLNATLLDGTNISDAQTEIIGFTNDTITTDLELALEYGDNLIQTTREISQTLRALNSEYIEPVTGNDPIRNPGALPTGNNFYSFDQRTIPDEETEAQGREVINTWLDSYYAENGAYPNKVSFVLWSVETMRHEGLMEAQIYELLGVKPERSSGRLTGEFTVIPVEELGHPRIDVLLVPSGLYRDTFPFQLELLDNAVRTVADLDETNETNYVRMNSLAIESAMLELGYNESIAHYISRARIFTEATGTYGTGVPEAVEASDTWENSSEVGDLFISRMSNVYGADVWGDNYEDVFKLNLVDVDAAIHSDSTNLYGLIDIDDYYQYLGGLGLAITSLGGDVSLYIADFTTVDNPEIGTLEAAFSKELAARYLNPNWINGMMEYDYAGAREMMKTVEYMWGWEATTPGLVSDSDWDKIYDTYILDSQNVGVNDFLKENAYQYQSITARMIETIRKEGWTPSDSDTLNNLVNEYVKSVVNDGVTCCHHTCGNMKLAEFTVGTMTAAGVTPEMQQKYNERMYEATLRDEFKVQQQTEAEFVQARDDSLNAVQRSMAAGSGSSNQTMMADSGGAGIDPDTPVQDSGKSTPDNYVEGYEMTQETVDNTDSTNSPIISSSDALASVFVVGALGAIYLGFWKRRKF comes from the coding sequence ATGCAAACAAAAATAAGATCGATATTGGTATTAAGTATAATGTTGATGGCAGCACTAACAGGTGTTGCTGCAGGTGCAGAACAGAAAACAAAGATAACTTACATCGGTTATAAACCAAGCAGTGTCCTTGATGAAGCAAGTCAGAGCAATGCTTATAGTGATCTCATCGAATACACCTTCATTCCCTACTACAACAAAACAAACGGTGCAAGCGATGAATTACTTGCCGCCTCCAACAGTGGATTCCTTGGAACACAGGACGTTATTTTCTGTGATATGGTCGGAGGCTCTGTATATACGGCATACAATGGCAGTATCAATGAAAGTCTGATACAGGCACAGGAGAACGGAGCCGAGCTGTATAGCATAAGGTCTACCAAAACACCGTCCTATTTTGATTATATTACAAATAGTTCAGACGAAGAGGATCCTATCTGCACATATTATAATGCAATGGATGCCACAGAAGAAGGAATCGAGAACGCTGAGAATTTGCTTATCTATCTTGCAATGAAAACAAAGGTTGCTTACATCGGTTATAAACCAAGCAGTGTCCTTGATGAAGCAAGTCAGAGCAATGCTTATAGTGATCTCATCGAATACACCTTCATTCCCTACTACAACAAAACAAACGGTGCAAGCGATGAATTACTTGCCGCCTCCAACAGTGGATTCCTTGGAACACAGGACGTTATTTTCTGTGATATGGTCGGAGGCTCTGTATATACGGCATACAATGGCAGTATCAATGAAAGTCTGATACAGGCACAGGAGAACGGAGCCGAGCTGTATAGCATAAGGTCTACCAAAACACCGTCCTATTTTGATTATATTACAAATAGTTCAGACGAAGAGGATCCTATCTGCACATATTATAATGCAATGGATGCCACAGAAGAAGGAATCGAGAACGCTGAGAATTTGCTTATCTATCTTGCAATGAAAACAAAGGTTGCTTACATCGGTTATAAACCAAGCAGTGTCCTTGATGAAGCAAGTCAGAGCAATGCTTATAGTGATCTCATCGAATACACCTTCATTCCCTACTACAACAAAACAAACGGTGCAAGCGATGAATTACTTGCCGCCTCCAACAGTGGATTCCTTGGAACACAGGACGTTATTTTCTGTGATATGGTCGGAGGCTCTGTATATACGGCATACAATGGCAGTATCAATGAAAATCTGATACAGGCACAGGAGAGCGGAGCCGAGCTGTATAGCATAAGGTCTACCAAAACACCGTCCTATTTTGATTATATTACAAATAGTTCAGACGAAGAGGATCCTATCTGCACATATTATAATGCAATGGATGCCACAGAAGAAGGAATCGAGAACGCTGAGAATTTGCTTATCTATCTTGCAATGAAAACAAAGGTTGCTTACATCGGTTATAAACCAAGCAGTGTCCTTGATGAAGCAAGTCAGAGCAATGCTTATAGTGATCTCATCGAATACACCTTCATTCCCTACTACAACAAAACAAACGGTGCAAGCGATGAATTACTTGCCGCCTCCAACAGTGGATTCCTTGGAACACAGGACGTTATTTTCTGTGATATGGTCGGAGGCTCTGTATATACGGCATACAATGGCAGTATCAATGAAAGTCTGATACAGGCACAGGAGAACGGAGCCGAGCTGTATAGCATAAGGTCTACCAAAACACCGTCCTATTTTGATTATATTACAAATAGTTCAGACGAAGAGGATCCTATCTGCACATATTATAATGCAATGGATGCCACAGAAGAAGGAATCGAGAACGCTGAGAATTTGCTTATCTATCTTGCAATGAAAACAAAGGTTGCTTACATCGGTTATAAACCAAGCAGTGTCCTTGATGAAGCAAGTCAGAGCAATGCTTATAGTGATCTCATCGAATACACCTTCATTCCCTACTACAACAAAACAAACGGTGCAAGCGATGAATTACTTGCCGCCTCCAACAGTGGATTCCTTGGAACACAGGACGTTATTTTCTGTGATATGGTCGGAGGCTCTGTATATACGGCATACAATGGCAGTATCAATGAAAATCTGATACAGGCACAGGAGAGCGGAGCCGAGCTGTATAGCATAAGGTCTACCAAAACACCGTCCTATTTTGATTATATTACAAATAGTTCAGACGAAGAGGATCCTATCTGCACATATTATAATGCAATGGATGCCACAGAAGAAGGAATCGAGAACGCTGAGAATTTGCTTATCTATCTTGCAACACATGCTGACACATTTGTAAAAAATATTCTTAATACAGATACAAGTACCGATCTTGTTGGCAGCGGAGATGTATTATTCATTCTGGGCAGCAATCATAATGAAGCAGACCTTATTAATGCTTCAAATGATACCGAAATTTCATCCATTATGAATATTACTGTCCTGGCAAGCAATAATATTCCAGATGCAGACTATAATTTCTCAGCATATTCATTGATCTTCATGGAATCACTGGATGAAAATGAAGTGGTTGGATGGAATTACAGTATAAACTCCCCAGCTAACATCATTGGTTATAATCTGTCATCCAATATTACATTGCCAAACGTTGATCTGTATTCAGATGAGTACACAGATATTGAAAGATACTGGATACAGGGTGGAGAGGCAAACATGAAGAATATGCTTCTGTTCATGGCAGGAAGTCCAGCTATAGATGAACCTGAAATTCTTCTTCCAAAGTCAAACCTGACATTCCTCCTCAGTTCTGACAGTGCAGTTTCCTATATGAGAACGGTTATTGATGAAAGGGATGTTATCACAGACCTTTTCAATGTTAATGTAATGGGCACTCTTGAAGCTACCAACAGTTCTTTGGATCTCAGTAATGAAGATGTTATAATAATTCATATGATGGGATCAGACGGAGCTGCTACAATAAAGGACACATTGCTTGAAGCAAAGGCTAATGGCGCCGATATCGGTCAGTTTGATTGTGTAGCTGATATCTATGGAGTGACCACCTTTGATCTTGAAGCTGATTATTCCATATTGCAAGACTATCTGTACAACAACGGATTTACCAATATGGAGTACTGGATACGTCGCGCAGGAGCTACTTTTGTGGATACATACATAGAATATGCTGATCCACTAGAAGCTGATGTTCTTGAAGATGGAATCTACCATCCGGACGCATTCCCGAGGATATTCGAGAATAGTGCAGAATACCTTGAATGGTATGAAGATAATGGCTATGATCCATCTGCACTCACTATAGGTGTAATTGGAAACCAATTCGGTCAGACTTCTATTGAATTTACCACAGAAGATGCAATAATCAGATATCTGGAGTCCCAGGGATACAATGTAATCCATTCCAGCTACATAGTCTGTAACGAAGATGTGGATATTTTCACCACCGCGGAAGGAGAAGTACTGGTTGATGCTATCATTAACATAAAAGGATTCTACCTGAATTATGGTAATCCGGAGGCAGCTGTTGAGTACCTTCGAAACAAGTTCAACGTTCCTGTGCTAAAGGGTGCTACTGACTACTACCAGTCACCCGAAGATTACCTTGCAAACGTACAGGGACTGAGTTCCACCTCAATTCCATCTCAGGTCACACAGCCGGAAATTGACGGTCAGACCGACTATATATGGATATCCGGAAGGACCACAAACGAAGAAGGTACATATTATTATGAACCAATCGATTACCAGATAGAATGGATCTGTAACAGAGCGATTGCCTGGGCAGAACTTGGTGAGATGAATAATTCTGACAAGAAGGTAAGTATCATCTATTACAACCATGAAGGCGGTAAGAACAATATTGGTGCCAGCTACATGGATATCGGTTCAAGTTTCACATTGCTTCTGGAGAGTATGAAGGCAGCAGGTTATGATCTTGGAAATAACACTATTCCAAATGGAAGCGAGTTCATTGACCTGTTCATAACCAGCAGGAATGTTGGTACGTGGGCACCTGGTGAGCTTGAAAAGGTCGTTGAAAGTGGCTATGTAACAATGGTTCCTTTAGATGACTATCTGCAATATTACAACGAACTTCCTGAAAGCGTACGTGAAGAGATTGAGGAAACATGGGGTGAAGCTCCTGGAGAGATCATGACCTATGAAAATGCTAGTGGCGAGTACTTTGTCATACCAACCGTACAGCTTGGTAACATCAACTTCATACCTCAGCCTACAAGGGCAGGACTCTCCGATGAGTCACTCATTTATCACAATGAATCCATACCACCAACACACCAGTACCTTGCAACATACTTCTGGATCAACAATGGTTATGATGCAGACGCATTGATTCACTTTGGTACCCACGGTACCCAGGAATGGTTGCCTGGTAATGAGGTTGGTCTCTGGAGGTACGATTATCCATCTATAATGGTTGCAGAAACTCCTGTTGTTTACCCATACATCATGGATAACGTGGGAGAAGGTACACAGGCAAAACGTCGTGGTAATGCGGTTATAATCGATCACCTGACACCCCCGATAGTTGAAGCAGGACTTTACGGTGACCTTGCTACAATGCACGATAAGATTCACAACTATGGTGATGCAAAGGATGACGATGATGACGATATGATGGCACGCTACAGGAACAGTACTATACAGTTGTACGATAACCTCACTCTCGGCGAAGATCTTGGTGTTTCCACCGAAGAATTGTCTGCAATGACAGATGATGAGTTTGAGACTTTCCTTGACACTGTACTGCATGAATATCTCCATGAATTGCAGGAAGAATTAATGCCTTATGGATTGCACATCTTTGGTGTTGCACCTGACGACTTCAAACTTGTCTCTATGGTAAAATCCATGCTTGGCAGCGATTTCACAGACGATATCTATGACGTACTTCCAAAAACCAGCGGAAGTCAGGAAGACTGGGAGGATGAGGCAAGCACTGATGCAACATTGCTGTTGAATGCAACATTGCTTGACGGAACTAACATCTCGGATGCCCAGACAGAGATTATTGGATTTACTAATGACACTATCACAACAGATCTTGAACTCGCACTGGAATATGGTGATAACCTGATACAGACGACTCGCGAGATTAGTCAAACCCTGCGTGCTCTCAATTCAGAATATATTGAACCGGTAACAGGTAATGATCCAATCCGTAACCCAGGTGCATTGCCTACTGGAAATAACTTCTACAGTTTTGACCAGAGAACTATTCCTGATGAAGAAACTGAGGCTCAAGGGCGTGAGGTCATTAACACCTGGCTTGATTCATATTATGCAGAGAACGGTGCTTATCCGAACAAGGTTTCCTTTGTTCTGTGGTCAGTAGAAACCATGCGTCATGAAGGATTGATGGAAGCGCAAATATATGAGTTGCTTGGAGTGAAACCTGAAAGGAGTTCCGGCAGACTGACAGGAGAGTTCACTGTAATACCTGTTGAAGAACTCGGACATCCAAGGATAGATGTGCTGCTTGTACCTTCCGGACTGTACCGTGATACGTTCCCATTCCAGCTTGAACTACTAGACAATGCGGTTCGTACGGTTGCTGATCTTGATGAGACCAATGAAACAAACTATGTGAGAATGAATTCACTTGCAATTGAAAGCGCCATGCTTGAACTTGGATACAATGAAAGCATTGCACACTATATCTCAAGGGCAAGAATATTCACTGAAGCTACAGGTACCTACGGCACCGGTGTTCCAGAAGCAGTAGAGGCAAGTGATACATGGGAGAATTCATCCGAAGTTGGTGATCTGTTCATTTCAAGAATGTCAAATGTCTATGGAGCAGATGTATGGGGAGACAATTACGAGGATGTCTTCAAGCTCAACCTTGTGGATGTAGACGCAGCCATACACAGTGATTCCACCAATCTATATGGTCTTATAGACATTGATGATTACTATCAGTATCTTGGTGGACTCGGTTTGGCTATAACATCACTTGGCGGTGATGTATCACTGTATATTGCAGACTTCACAACTGTTGATAATCCGGAAATTGGTACTCTTGAAGCGGCATTCAGTAAAGAGCTGGCAGCAAGATATCTTAACCCTAACTGGATAAATGGAATGATGGAGTATGATTATGCCGGTGCCAGGGAGATGATGAAAACAGTTGAATACATGTGGGGTTGGGAAGCAACAACTCCGGGTCTAGTATCCGATTCTGATTGGGATAAGATATATGATACATATATTCTGGACTCACAGAATGTTGGAGTGAATGACTTCCTGAAGGAAAATGCGTACCAGTATCAGTCTATAACTGCCAGAATGATAGAAACTATCAGGAAAGAAGGCTGGACTCCTTCAGATTCAGACACATTGAATAATCTTGTCAATGAATATGTCAAGTCGGTTGTCAATGATGGTGTTACCTGCTGTCATCACACATGTGGTAATATGAAGCTTGCTGAGTTTACAGTTGGTACAATGACGGCAGCAGGGGTCACTCCGGAAATGCAGCAAAAATACAATGAGAGGATGTATGAAGCTACCCTTAGAGATGAATTCAAAGTACAACAGCAGACTGAAGCAGAGTTTGTGCAGGCAAGAGATGACTCCCTTAATGCAGTCCAAAGATCAATGGCTGCAGGTTCCGGTTCATCTAACCAAACCATGATGGCAGATTCAGGAGGAGCTGGAATTGATCCGGATACACCTGTACAGGATTCAGGAAAATCAACCCCTGACAACTACGTTGAAGGCTATGAGATGACGCAGGAAACTGTCGATAATACCGATAGTACAAATAGTCCTATCATCTCAAGTTCGGATGCTCTTGCCTCGGTATTTGTAGTGGGAGCACTTGGAGCCATATATCTGGGATTCTGGAAGAGGAGGAAATTCTAA